Proteins from a single region of Abyssalbus ytuae:
- a CDS encoding DUF423 domain-containing protein produces the protein MNKYILVAGAFFGLTAVVLGAFGAHVLKDSIGAENLKTFETGVKYQMYHALLLLLLGCTSFVSQGTKQLLLYLIVAGIVFFSGSVYGLATNSLTSFDFKKIALITPVGGLLLIISWGILLYNFIKIKIE, from the coding sequence ATTAATAAATATATTCTGGTTGCCGGAGCTTTTTTCGGGCTTACGGCAGTCGTTTTAGGAGCCTTTGGTGCTCATGTTTTAAAAGACAGTATTGGTGCGGAAAACCTAAAAACTTTTGAAACCGGGGTCAAGTATCAAATGTACCATGCTTTATTGCTGTTGCTACTGGGATGTACTTCGTTCGTATCACAGGGAACCAAACAATTGTTACTGTATCTTATAGTAGCAGGGATCGTATTCTTTTCGGGCTCGGTTTATGGGTTGGCAACAAACAGTCTCACTTCTTTTGACTTTAAAAAAATAGCCCTCATAACACCTGTGGGAGGTTTGCTGTTAATAATAAGCTGGGGTATTTTACTGTATAATTTTATTAAGATAAAAATAGAGTAA
- a CDS encoding colicin D domain-containing protein, translating into MTDQAITLDKKISREVNRRVKGGEELVDVLETYLPSGTIVRGAMEIEEGNYVYGSFLVFFSAIDFASGGGKGSSGKSSSKILFSSFKQLQKKFKHAADFGISGNFNPSNIIKYRLAINQHINSAGTRVIEGTYRGEKVLHYVNPSTGLNVISKKNGEFLSGWKLGAEQLNHVLSHGGLN; encoded by the coding sequence ATGACTGACCAGGCCATCACGTTAGATAAAAAAATATCTAGGGAAGTCAACCGAAGAGTTAAAGGAGGGGAAGAATTGGTGGATGTTTTAGAAACGTATTTACCAAGTGGCACCATTGTCAGAGGTGCTATGGAAATTGAAGAAGGAAATTATGTTTACGGGAGCTTTTTAGTTTTCTTCAGTGCTATAGATTTTGCTTCCGGTGGTGGAAAAGGATCCTCCGGTAAAAGTAGTAGTAAAATATTATTTTCTTCATTTAAGCAGCTTCAGAAAAAGTTTAAGCATGCTGCTGATTTTGGAATATCAGGTAATTTTAATCCCAGTAATATAATCAAATACAGGTTAGCAATTAATCAGCATATTAATAGTGCAGGAACTAGAGTTATTGAGGGAACTTACAGGGGAGAAAAAGTTTTACATTATGTAAACCCAAGTACTGGTTTAAACGTAATTTCCAAAAAAAATGGTGAATTTTTAAGTGGTTGGAAACTTGGAGCCGAACAATTGAATCATGTATTATCGCATGGAGGTTTAAACTAA
- a CDS encoding Lrp/AsnC ligand binding domain-containing protein yields the protein MKLSNNKVEIDGIDKEILRYLMEDARKPILEIARKIGISGAAIHQRLRKLESSGLISGSKFIINPKVLGYTTMAFIGIYLDKAMRNPEAVKQLKEIPEVIECHFTTGNWSILIKILCRDNEHLMSVLNHKIQTIEGVSRTETFISLDQQIDRQIGI from the coding sequence ATGAAATTAAGCAATAATAAAGTAGAAATAGACGGCATAGATAAAGAAATTCTACGCTACTTAATGGAAGATGCACGAAAACCTATTCTCGAAATAGCCAGAAAAATTGGCATTTCGGGTGCTGCAATACACCAACGGTTAAGAAAACTGGAATCGTCGGGCTTAATTTCGGGTTCCAAATTTATTATTAACCCCAAGGTACTGGGGTATACCACTATGGCTTTTATTGGAATATACCTGGACAAAGCAATGAGAAATCCTGAAGCAGTAAAGCAACTTAAGGAAATTCCGGAGGTAATTGAATGCCATTTCACTACGGGAAACTGGTCTATATTAATTAAAATTTTATGCCGTGACAATGAGCATTTAATGAGTGTACTTAATCATAAAATACAAACTATTGAAGGGGTATCGCGAACGGAAACCTTTATTTCCCTGGATCAGCAAATTGACCGGCAAATAGGAATATAA
- a CDS encoding zinc metallopeptidase, with the protein MSGYYILVGLIALFSWIVSSRLKSKFKHYSKVHLRNGMSGAEIAKKMLQDNGIYDVKVISTPGMLTDHYNPKNKTVNLSEGVYNQRNAAAAAVASHECGHAVQHAKGYQWLQMRSKLVPVVSVASGLSQWVIFGGIALLATGAALGQTVLLIGLILFGMGTLFSFITLPVEFDASNRALAWLKAKNMVTPEEYKGAEDSLKWAARTYVVAALGSLATLVYFAMSFLGGRD; encoded by the coding sequence ATGTCAGGATATTATATATTAGTCGGGTTAATAGCTTTGTTTAGCTGGATAGTAAGCTCCAGGTTAAAAAGCAAGTTTAAACATTATTCCAAAGTTCATTTAAGAAACGGAATGAGTGGGGCGGAGATAGCCAAAAAAATGCTTCAGGATAACGGTATATACGATGTAAAGGTAATCTCAACACCCGGTATGCTAACAGACCATTATAACCCTAAAAATAAAACCGTAAATTTAAGTGAAGGAGTGTATAACCAGCGAAACGCAGCAGCAGCAGCGGTAGCATCACACGAGTGCGGCCATGCAGTGCAACATGCTAAAGGGTATCAATGGTTGCAAATGCGATCTAAACTGGTACCTGTGGTAAGTGTTGCCTCAGGATTATCACAGTGGGTTATTTTTGGCGGAATCGCTTTACTTGCTACCGGGGCTGCATTAGGGCAAACCGTATTGCTTATAGGATTAATATTATTCGGAATGGGAACCCTTTTCAGTTTTATAACACTTCCGGTAGAATTTGATGCCAGTAACAGGGCATTAGCATGGTTGAAAGCAAAAAACATGGTAACTCCCGAAGAGTACAAGGGAGCGGAAGATTCCCTTAAATGGGCAGCCCGGACTTATGTAGTGGCAGCATTAGGATCATTAGCCACTTTAGTTTATTTTGCAATGAGCTTTTTAGGCGGCAGGGATTAA
- a CDS encoding uroporphyrinogen-III synthase, with product MKVKTILVSQPEPKIENSPYSQLVEKQKVKIDFRPFIHVEGVDAKDVRQQKIDLTNFTAIILTSRNSVDHFFRIANEMRFKVPDTMKYFCQSEAVAYYLQKYVVYRKRKIYVGKRTFQELAPLIKKYKNEKFLLPSSDVLKPAVPETLEELKVEWKRAILYKTVISDLSDLRDVYYDILVFFSPSGIESLFKNFPDFEQNNTRIAVFGNTTVNAANNAGLRIDIQAPTPETPSMTMALEKYITEANKK from the coding sequence ATGAAAGTCAAAACAATTTTGGTTTCTCAGCCAGAGCCTAAAATAGAAAATTCCCCTTATTCTCAACTTGTTGAAAAGCAAAAAGTGAAAATTGATTTTAGGCCGTTTATTCATGTTGAAGGTGTTGATGCGAAAGATGTAAGACAGCAAAAAATTGATCTGACAAATTTTACCGCCATTATTCTTACCAGCAGAAATTCGGTAGATCATTTTTTTAGAATTGCCAACGAAATGCGTTTTAAAGTACCGGATACGATGAAGTATTTTTGTCAGTCGGAAGCTGTAGCCTATTACTTGCAAAAGTATGTGGTTTACAGGAAAAGAAAAATTTATGTTGGTAAAAGAACTTTTCAGGAGTTGGCCCCGCTTATTAAGAAGTATAAAAACGAGAAGTTTTTACTACCTTCTTCAGATGTATTAAAGCCTGCAGTTCCTGAAACACTTGAAGAATTAAAAGTAGAATGGAAAAGAGCTATACTGTATAAAACCGTAATAAGTGACCTTTCTGACCTGAGAGATGTTTATTACGATATTCTTGTATTTTTCAGTCCTTCTGGAATTGAATCTTTATTTAAGAATTTCCCTGATTTTGAGCAGAATAACACACGTATTGCTGTTTTTGGAAATACCACAGTTAATGCTGCAAACAATGCCGGGTTAAGAATAGACATTCAGGCACCTACTCCGGAAACACCCTCTATGACCATGGCCCTGGAAAAATATATTACTGAAGCTAATAAAAAATAA
- a CDS encoding RHS repeat-associated core domain-containing protein has product MPATNKAVLYSDANKGITNIAYNHLNLPVQVDINNNTDNGTISYIYDAAGMKLRKIAVDNNTSITTTTDYAGNYIYENGSLKMFFHPEGYFDITGTPPSGELEGAYVYQYKDHLGNIRLSYSDSDGNGVISAQAEIVEENNYYPFGLKHKGYNNIVSANANSVASKFKYNGIELEESLGLNLYEMDLRQYDPAIARWTGIDPVTHYSQST; this is encoded by the coding sequence ATGCCGGCTACTAACAAGGCTGTTTTATACTCCGATGCCAATAAAGGGATAACCAACATTGCCTATAACCACTTGAATTTACCTGTACAAGTTGACATAAACAACAATACAGATAACGGAACTATTTCGTATATTTATGACGCTGCCGGGATGAAATTAAGGAAAATAGCAGTGGATAATAATACCAGCATCACTACTACAACCGACTATGCCGGCAATTATATTTACGAAAATGGTTCTTTGAAAATGTTTTTTCATCCTGAAGGGTATTTTGATATAACGGGCACTCCCCCGTCGGGGGAGTTGGAGGGGGCTTACGTTTACCAATACAAAGACCACTTAGGGAATATACGATTATCCTACTCAGATTCTGATGGCAACGGTGTCATCTCTGCGCAGGCAGAGATCGTAGAGGAAAATAATTATTATCCCTTCGGGCTGAAACATAAAGGGTACAATAATATTGTGAGTGCCAATGCTAATAGTGTGGCCAGTAAGTTTAAGTACAACGGCATTGAATTGGAAGAATCTTTAGGGCTTAATCTCTATGAGATGGATTTACGTCAGTATGACCCTGCCATTGCTAGATGGACAGGTATCGATCCCGTTACTCATTATTCACAGTCCACATAG
- a CDS encoding RHS repeat domain-containing protein → MTDGSSVIYIGYTGNYIYENGSLKMFFHPEGYFDVTDTPPSGELEGVYVYQYKDHLGNIRLSYSDSDGNGIISAQTEIVEENNYYPFGLTHQGYNNSVSSLGNAVAKKYMFGGKEYQDKNIGGNQLNWYDVSARNYDPALGRWMNLDPLAEQMRRYSPYNYAFDNPIYFIDPDGMLSKSFLDELWKKSDNETTWTNNNDGTFSGSNGKTASTGENGNENGEPPSNPAEFFNYFLSLFGLSDYNLIDKIKAEQNGEHYMSTVSLNPQGEVKEWVINNREQLLNIAQISQDVGDATAVVGYVLTISVVGAEVGVPLNGISTAGSALEITVNLATSDLQSAANEAGWVVAGELVDMALRKVPDGSALGSQILKQNGAVKVILTERVIEAKQ, encoded by the coding sequence GTGACAGATGGAAGTTCTGTAATATATATCGGCTATACCGGCAATTATATTTACGAAAATGGTTCTTTGAAAATGTTTTTTCATCCGGAAGGGTATTTTGATGTAACGGACACTCCCCCGTCAGGGGAGCTGGAGGGGGTGTATGTATACCAATACAAAGACCATTTAGGAAACATACGATTATCCTACTCAGATTCTGATGGCAACGGTATCATCTCTGCGCAGACAGAGATCGTAGAAGAGAATAATTATTACCCCTTTGGATTAACTCATCAGGGTTATAATAATAGTGTATCTTCTTTAGGAAATGCAGTAGCTAAAAAATATATGTTTGGCGGGAAAGAATACCAGGATAAGAATATTGGTGGAAACCAATTAAACTGGTATGATGTCTCAGCACGAAACTATGACCCAGCCTTGGGGAGATGGATGAACCTTGACCCACTAGCCGAACAAATGCGTAGGTACTCGCCTTATAATTATGCTTTTGATAACCCTATTTATTTTATTGATCCCGATGGAATGTTATCTAAATCATTTCTAGATGAGTTATGGAAAAAATCGGATAATGAAACTACTTGGACTAATAACAATGATGGTACATTTTCAGGAAGTAATGGAAAAACAGCATCAACTGGAGAAAACGGTAATGAAAATGGTGAACCACCTAGTAATCCAGCAGAATTTTTCAATTATTTTCTTTCTTTATTTGGATTAAGTGATTACAATCTTATAGATAAAATTAAGGCTGAACAAAACGGGGAGCATTACATGAGTACTGTATCCCTTAACCCTCAGGGAGAAGTAAAAGAATGGGTTATTAATAATAGAGAACAACTATTAAACATTGCCCAAATTTCTCAAGACGTGGGTGATGCAACTGCAGTTGTAGGTTATGTTTTAACTATAAGTGTTGTTGGAGCTGAAGTTGGAGTACCACTAAATGGAATCTCAACTGCAGGAAGTGCATTAGAAATTACTGTAAACCTTGCAACTTCTGACCTTCAAAGTGCAGCTAATGAGGCTGGATGGGTCGTTGCTGGAGAATTGGTTGATATGGCTTTAAGGAAAGTTCCTGACGGTTCAGCATTGGGAAGTCAAATATTAAAACAGAATGGAGCTGTTAAAGTGATTTTAACTGAAAGAGTTATTGAGGCAAAACAGTAA
- a CDS encoding helix-turn-helix domain-containing protein, translating into MTFGERILSLRKRLKWSQDELAKKVGTSAPIIGRYERNEIKPSIDTAKAIADALSVTIDFLIGGEDMIMDKELLQKIKDIENFTEDEKNKIYDLIDMAISYHKTKKAYSS; encoded by the coding sequence ATGACTTTTGGCGAACGTATATTATCTTTAAGAAAACGATTAAAATGGTCGCAAGATGAACTTGCTAAAAAGGTAGGAACATCAGCACCTATCATTGGTCGTTATGAACGTAACGAGATTAAACCATCTATCGATACTGCTAAAGCAATAGCTGATGCCCTTAGTGTAACTATTGATTTTTTAATTGGTGGAGAGGATATGATTATGGATAAAGAACTCCTTCAAAAGATTAAAGATATTGAGAACTTTACAGAAGATGAAAAAAATAAAATCTACGACCTTATTGATATGGCCATCTCTTATCATAAAACTAAAAAGGCTTACTCTTCATGA
- a CDS encoding RHS repeat domain-containing protein, translating into MTDGSFVIYTDYTGNYIYENGSLKMFFHPEGYFDVTDTPPSGELEGVYVYQYKDHLGNIRLSYSDSDGSGVISANAEIIEENNYYPFGLEHKGYNNVVNGAEYPYSYNGKEKQEELGLNWLDYGARNYDAALGRWMNIDNLAEQYKTFSPYHYAGNNPVLNYDVDGNEFTEAAWKWVNKLIADINSRQERNNEKIADKQAQLKEDGLSKGKIRRLNNQISRLQDNNTDLENVRGEIATLAASDQVDNVVEDSGGTERDMLGNSSTTNQTSFNFSNGNVDITISSGTDLGLFSHELKHAYQFEIGEISFGPKRPDFLFGIDKQDELEGYQRGALFGGKNITSTRDLGDSYDILPNGPYNSNNVKWIRQALNYSTAEEQQKRLKQVATSFRHAFRVNGKTYYKKKE; encoded by the coding sequence GTGACAGATGGAAGTTTTGTGATATATACCGACTATACCGGCAATTATATTTACGAAAATGGTTCTTTGAAAATGTTTTTTCATCCGGAAGGGTATTTTGATGTAACGGACACTCCCCCGTCAGGGGAGCTGGAGGGGGTGTATGTATACCAATACAAAGATCACTTAGGAAACATACGATTATCCTACTCAGATTCTGATGGCAGCGGTGTCATCTCTGCGAATGCAGAGATTATAGAGGAAAATAATTATTATCCATTCGGACTTGAACATAAAGGATACAATAATGTGGTGAACGGTGCCGAATACCCTTATAGTTACAACGGTAAAGAAAAGCAGGAAGAGTTAGGGTTAAATTGGTTGGATTACGGAGCAAGAAATTACGATGCGGCATTGGGTCGTTGGATGAATATTGATAATCTCGCTGAACAGTATAAAACTTTTTCACCTTATCATTATGCAGGAAATAACCCTGTGTTGAACTATGATGTCGATGGAAATGAATTTACCGAAGCAGCTTGGAAATGGGTTAATAAATTGATTGCGGATATTAATAGTAGACAAGAGCGAAACAATGAAAAGATTGCCGACAAACAAGCGCAATTAAAAGAAGATGGTTTGTCCAAAGGAAAAATAAGGAGACTCAACAATCAAATAAGCAGACTTCAAGATAATAATACAGACCTTGAAAACGTACGAGGAGAGATTGCTACTTTGGCAGCTTCCGACCAAGTGGATAACGTTGTAGAAGATAGTGGCGGAACGGAAAGGGATATGTTAGGAAATAGTTCAACAACTAATCAAACCAGTTTTAATTTTAGTAATGGGAATGTAGATATTACTATATCAAGTGGAACAGATTTAGGCTTATTCTCTCACGAATTAAAACACGCTTATCAATTTGAAATTGGAGAAATAAGTTTTGGGCCTAAAAGACCTGATTTCTTATTCGGTATTGATAAACAAGATGAATTGGAGGGCTACCAAAGAGGAGCTTTATTTGGTGGAAAAAACATTACGTCTACTCGGGATTTAGGAGATAGTTATGATATTTTACCCAATGGACCATATAACTCTAATAATGTAAAATGGATTAGACAGGCTTTGAATTATTCAACTGCTGAAGAACAGCAGAAAAGATTAAAACAAGTTGCTACTTCCTTTAGGCACGCATTTAGAGTAAATGGAAAAACTTATTATAAAAAGAAAGAATAG